GAGGGAGAGGGGCGTGTTGTGTCCGTGTTGCACTGTCGTCCAATACGGAATGATCAACTTCGAGCCACGCCGAGATACGCCGCGATCACGCCTGGGTCGTTGCGCACCTCGTCCGGCGTCCCGTCGGCGATCTTGCGGCCGTAATCGAGCACCACCACACGGTCCGACAGATCCATCACCACCCCCATGTCGTGCTCGATGAGGACGATGGTGGTGCCGAACTCGTCGTTCACGTCCAGGATGAAGCGGCTCATGTCCTGCTTCTCCTCCATGTTCATCCCCGCCATCGGCTCGTCCAGCAGCAGCACTTCGGGCTCGGCCGCCAGCGCGCGTCCGAGCTCCACCCGCTTCTGCAGCCCGTAGGGCAGCCTGCCGACGGGCACCTTGCGTACCGCCTCGATCTGCAGGAAATCGATCATGGCTTCGGCCTGGCGTCGATGGGCGATCTCTTCGCGGCGCGCGCGGCCGAAATACAGCGCCTGGCTGAAGAGCCCGGCGCGCATCGCGAGCGTGCGACCGGTCATGATGTTGTCGAGCACGCTCATGCCCTTGAAGAGCGCGATGTTCTGAAAGGTGCGTGCGATGCCGGCCCGGGCCGCCTGGTACGGCGTCATGCGCCGAAACGTCGTGCCGCGATAAGTGATGCGGCCTTGCTGCGGATGATAGACGCCATTGATGACGTTCAGCATCGAGCTCTTGCCCGCGCCGTTGGGGCCGATGATCGCGCGCACCTCGTGGGCGCGCACGTCGAAGCTCACGTGCGAAAGCGCCTGCACACCGCCGAAGGCGAGCGAAATGTCGTCGGCGCGCAGAATCACCTCGCCGATGGCGTGCCTCGCTCTGGCGCCTGGCGGCGAGCTGTCGATGGCGGAAACTTTCGGCGCCGCATCGACGGCGGGCTGCGGCGTCGGGACGAAGCTCATGCGGCGACGCGCTCCTGCCGCGCAGGCAGGTCGGCGATTCGCACCTCGGCGCGAATCATCCCCGTGCGGCCATCCTCGAACTGCACTCGGGTCTCCAGCTGGTAGCGGCCCTCACCCGAATAGAGCGCATGAACCAGGCTCGCATAGCGTTCGGCGATGCGCCCCCGCCTCACCTTGCGCGTGCGCGTGAGCTCGCCGTCGTCGGCATCGAGCTCCTTGGGCAGGATGAGAAAACGCCGGATCTGCGAGCCGGCGAGCTTCGGATCGGCCGCCAAGTCCGCATTCACATGCGCAACGCAATCGGCGACGAGCGCATAGACCGCTTCCTTGGCCGCGAGGTCGGTATAGCCGGCGTAGGCAAGGTTGCGCCGCTCGGCCCAGTTGCCGACCGATTCCAGGTCGATGTTCACGAACACGGCGCAGAACGCCCGGCCGTCACCGAAGGCAACGGCCTCCTTGATATGGGGAAAGAACTTGAGCTTGTTCTCGATGAACTTCGGCGCGAACAGCGTCCCGTCCGCGAGCTTGCCGACATCATGTGCCCGATCGACGATGCGCAGATGCCCTGCAGCGTCGAAATAGCCCGCGTCTCCGGTGCGCACCCAACCATCGGCGGTCTTGGTTTGCGCCGTGGCCGTCGGGTTGTTGTGATAGGCGGCGAACACCCCGGGGCCGCGATACATCACCTCGCCCGCTGCGGTCACCTTCACCTCCACGCCGGGCGCCGGCGGACCGACCGTATCGGGCCGCACCTCGCTCGTGGGCTGCATGCATACGAACACGGCGCCCTCGGTCTGGCCGTAGAGCTGCTTCAGGTTGATGCCGAGCGAACGGAAGAAGATGAAGATGTCGGGGCCGATCGCTTCGCCCGCGGTGTAGCCGACGCGAATGCGCGACATGCCGAGCACGTTCTTGAGCGGCCCGTAGACGAGCAGCTCGCCGAGCGCGTAATGGAGCCGGTCGAGAAGGGATACGCAGCCGCCGTCGAGGATCGCGGGACCGACCCGACGCGCCAGCGCCATGAAGTGGCGGAACAGCGCCCGCTTCGGCGCCGCGGCGTCCTCCATGCGGATCATGACCTGGGTGAGCAGGCTCTCGAACACGCGCGGCGGCGCGAAATAATAGGTCGGGCCGATCTCGCGCATGTCGGTGAGCACGGTCTGCGAGCTTTCCGGGCAGTTGACGCAAAACCCGGTCACGTAGGCTTGCGCGTATGAAAACACGTTGTCGCCCACCCAGGCCATCGGCAAGTACGAGAGTATTTCGTCGCGCTCGGTGAGACCGTCGAAGCGCGCGGCGTTGCGGGCGGTGACGAGCAGATTGTCGTGGCTGAGGCGCACGCCCTTGGGCTCGCCGGTCGTCCCGGAGGTGTAGAGCATGATGGCGACGTCGTCGCCGCGCGCCTTGCCGGCCTCGG
The DNA window shown above is from Betaproteobacteria bacterium and carries:
- a CDS encoding ATP-binding cassette domain-containing protein → MSFVPTPQPAVDAAPKVSAIDSSPPGARARHAIGEVILRADDISLAFGGVQALSHVSFDVRAHEVRAIIGPNGAGKSSMLNVINGVYHPQQGRITYRGTTFRRMTPYQAARAGIARTFQNIALFKGMSVLDNIMTGRTLAMRAGLFSQALYFGRARREEIAHRRQAEAMIDFLQIEAVRKVPVGRLPYGLQKRVELGRALAAEPEVLLLDEPMAGMNMEEKQDMSRFILDVNDEFGTTIVLIEHDMGVVMDLSDRVVVLDYGRKIADGTPDEVRNDPGVIAAYLGVARS
- a CDS encoding AMP-binding protein; the protein is MKEESLETFPRLLLHHAAAHGARPAIREKDLGIWQTWTWGQVAAEVRDLANGLALLGFRRGDSLAIVGDNRPRLYWALCAAQALGGIPVPIYQDAVAAEMIYVLRDAEAAFVLAEDQEQVDKLLEALPQCPRIRHIVYDDTRGMRHYAAPQLCRYDALIARARNAPGAIDFEAEAGKARGDDVAIMLYTSGTTGEPKGVRLSHDNLLVTARNAARFDGLTERDEILSYLPMAWVGDNVFSYAQAYVTGFCVNCPESSQTVLTDMREIGPTYYFAPPRVFESLLTQVMIRMEDAAAPKRALFRHFMALARRVGPAILDGGCVSLLDRLHYALGELLVYGPLKNVLGMSRIRVGYTAGEAIGPDIFIFFRSLGINLKQLYGQTEGAVFVCMQPTSEVRPDTVGPPAPGVEVKVTAAGEVMYRGPGVFAAYHNNPTATAQTKTADGWVRTGDAGYFDAAGHLRIVDRAHDVGKLADGTLFAPKFIENKLKFFPHIKEAVAFGDGRAFCAVFVNIDLESVGNWAERRNLAYAGYTDLAAKEAVYALVADCVAHVNADLAADPKLAGSQIRRFLILPKELDADDGELTRTRKVRRGRIAERYASLVHALYSGEGRYQLETRVQFEDGRTGMIRAEVRIADLPARQERVAA